In a genomic window of Gossypium arboreum isolate Shixiya-1 chromosome 7, ASM2569848v2, whole genome shotgun sequence:
- the LOC108485206 gene encoding uncharacterized protein LOC108485206, with translation MGSYTRSGRRYDTVSEKAQPVKGKAPMVEEMKEKVAKFELPINKLVNEEEAKEFLKFLKHSEYSVAEQLRKQPARISVLAVLLSSEVYRSALINVLNETYVANDISVNKLDRLVINISADNFIFFNDDEIPPGGRGSTKALHITTRCKGYTLLGVLIDNGSALNVLSLTTLNRLPIDSSHMKECQNIVKAVDGTESRVIGRIEVPLLIGPNTYEVDFLLMDIKPSYNCLLGRPWIHSVGAVPSSLHQKLKLVFEGRLITINAEEDIIAAVSSNALYLETDDEAIECLFQSLEFVNTTGLGRHLQGKVETPVLKDKRDHFGQEFKSDARQRKKELEKKQERRRARLTVEEIKWEPMIFRYISKTFLSRGVIHPERGTPRKEAIEKKLGSLDINATYEEGAGGENLSGICPYIPGSVLDNWTAEEISVVYRADSE, from the exons ATGGGCTCCTATACACGTAGCGGGAGACGTTATGATACAGTAAGCGAGAAGGCACAACCCGTAAAAGGAAAAGCCCCAATGGTCGAAGAGATGAAGGAAAAAGTGGCCAAATTTGAACTTCCTATTAATAAGCTAGTTAATGAAGAGGAGGCTaaggagtttttaaaattcctaaagcacaGCGAGTACAGTGTGGCAGAACAACTACGTAAACAACCAGCTCGTATCTCAGTGCTAGCCGTACTCCTAAGTTCAGAAGTCTACCGCAGCGCGCTGATAAATGTCTTGAATGAAACATATGTTGCCAATGATATCTCCGTCAACAAGCTAGACCGCTTAGTTATCAACATAAGTGccgataattttattttcttcaatGACGACGAGATACCACCCGGTGGCAGAGGGTCGACTAAAGCTTTACACATTACCACGCGCTGTAAGGGGTATACGTTGCTAGGCGTACTGATTGACAACGGGTCGGCTTTGAACGTCCTGTCATTGACTACACTAAATAGATTACCCATAGACAGCTCTCACATGAAAGAGTGTCAGAACATAGTGAAAGCTGTCGATGGTACGGAGAGCAGGGTGATAGGCAGAATTGAGGTACCTCTTCTGATCgggccaaacacatatgaggtggatttcctATTGATGGATATCAAACCCTCATACAACTGCTTGTTAGGgaggccctggatacattcagTTGGGGCAGTTCCTTCATCGTTGCATCAAAAGTTGAAGTTAGTTTTCGAGGGGCGGTTGATAACGATAAATGCTGAAGAGGATATAATTGCAGCTGTAAGCAGTAATGCACTctatttggagacagatgacgAAGCAATCGAATGCTTATTTCAGTCTTTGGAATTTGTTAATACGAC AGGACTTGGGAGACATCTTCAAGGAAAGGTTGAAACGCCAGTGTTGAAGGACAAGAGAGACCATTTCGGCCAAGAATTTAAATCGGATGCGAGACAAAGGAAAAAAGAGctggaaaagaagcaagaaagaaggagagcacGATTAACGGTGGAGGAAATCAAATGGGAGCCAATGATATTCCGCTATATATCGAAAACTTTTTTGTCCAGAGGAGTCATTCATCCTGAGAGAGGCACACCAAGAAAGGAAGCCATAGAAAAAAAGTTGGGAAGCttggacatcaacgccacataCGAAGAAGGGGCAGGAGGAGAAAATTTGTCGGGCATTTGCCCCTACATACCTGGAAGTGTTCTGGATaactggactgcggaagagatttcTGTAGTCTATAGAGCTgactcagagtaa